The DNA window TGTACTATCATGACCAACATTAGTGTCCAGTTGTTTCCTAAGGCATATTTACATAGGCAACATTGTAGAGTTCAATGGAGGATTTAGGCTGCACTGACAACATTTAAATAATTACCAGAGTTAGCATTTCGAATTGGTATAAGCATAAATATTGCCTCAAAGTTAAATTAAGCTTTGAATTACCTTAAATAAGGATCATCTATATATTGTTGAAAACCTTTTTATACACTACGTTGGTAGTAGTCGACTTTAACTTGTCGTTTTCATCATATACCAATATTTTTATTCCTTGCTTGGTTGTGACCCTAGATAGTGCTACGTAGATTTGGCCATGAGTAAATACCTCTCTTGGCAAATAAAGTCCGACTGTATCCATAGATTGTCCTTGAGATTTATTGATCGTCATTGCATATGAAACAACTATTGGGAATCGACGTCGTTTAAGTTTGAAAGGCCAAGGGGACTGAGAGGGAGACATGTCCATTCGAGGGATGTATACCAAGTTTCCATAACCCTTTCCGGACATTATTTTTTCCTCTATAACATGGTTGCTCATCTTAGTTATCATCACCCTAGTGTCGTTACACAAACCCTCCGACTGATCTATGTTACGCAT is part of the Vicia villosa cultivar HV-30 ecotype Madison, WI linkage group LG2, Vvil1.0, whole genome shotgun sequence genome and encodes:
- the LOC131652228 gene encoding uncharacterized protein LOC131652228, with product MPGVIKDYYSSNTVNRSEIHDTNVVDILTPEFLSSMSTSGLPNYHIRLKVGTPVMLMRNIDQSEGLCNDTRVMITKMSNHVIEEKIMSGKGYGNLVYIPRMDMSPSQSPWPFKLKRRRFPIVVSYAMTINKSQGQSMDTVGLYLPREVFTHGQIYVALSRVTTKQGIKILVYDENDKLKSTTTNVVYKKVFNNI